The Nitrospirota bacterium genome window below encodes:
- the cobA gene encoding uroporphyrinogen-III C-methyltransferase encodes MTTQSKSGKVYLVGAGPGDPGLLTLKGKECLEQADVVLYDYLANPVLLQYAPATAQRLYIGRRGRGQYRDQADINRLLIERAKAGNVVVRLKGGDPFVFGRGGEEAEAMAAAGVEFEIVSGVTAAVAVPAYAGIPVTHRTLASTVTFVTGHEDPTKPETLLEWPKLANVSGTLVFMMGMKNLPSIVAHLLAEGRASDQPVAAIRWGTKADQQTIVGTLADIVDKTEAAQLEPPTVIVVGEVVRLRGQLNWFEAKPLFGKRIVLTRAQEQAKEFSQLLAAYGAEPVEVPTIQIVPPASWQALDDAIARLGTYQWLIFTSVNGVGPFMDRLQVAGKDARALANLRLCAIGPRTAQELKTHGLTADLVPAEFQAEGVIAVLAQVGIRGNRILIPRAEVAREILPEQLRELGAIVDVIPVYRTIVPTVDVSALTQQLQDGSVAALTFTSSSTVRNFVELFGGQETVRRLVAQVAIACIGPITARTAEEYGLTVTIMPAENTVPALAEAIVKHFSEGARVAVPTHG; translated from the coding sequence ATGACGACACAGAGCAAGTCCGGGAAAGTCTATTTAGTCGGAGCGGGGCCTGGCGACCCGGGTCTCTTGACGCTGAAAGGCAAGGAATGTCTGGAGCAGGCGGATGTCGTGCTCTACGATTATCTCGCCAATCCTGTGTTGCTTCAGTATGCTCCGGCCACGGCGCAGCGCCTGTATATCGGTCGGCGGGGACGCGGGCAGTATCGAGATCAAGCCGATATCAATCGACTGCTCATCGAACGGGCCAAAGCGGGGAATGTGGTGGTCCGCCTCAAGGGCGGCGACCCCTTTGTGTTCGGGCGCGGGGGCGAAGAGGCGGAAGCGATGGCCGCGGCAGGGGTCGAGTTTGAAATTGTGTCCGGTGTGACGGCGGCCGTTGCCGTGCCGGCCTATGCCGGCATTCCTGTGACCCATCGCACCTTGGCCTCCACTGTGACATTCGTGACCGGCCACGAAGACCCGACCAAACCGGAAACCCTGTTGGAATGGCCGAAGTTGGCTAATGTGTCCGGCACCCTCGTGTTCATGATGGGCATGAAGAATCTCCCGTCGATCGTGGCCCACTTACTGGCGGAAGGGCGTGCGTCCGATCAGCCGGTGGCGGCGATCCGTTGGGGGACCAAGGCCGATCAACAGACGATCGTGGGGACCCTGGCCGATATTGTCGACAAAACCGAAGCGGCGCAGCTCGAGCCGCCGACGGTGATCGTGGTGGGCGAGGTCGTGCGATTGCGAGGGCAGCTGAACTGGTTTGAAGCCAAGCCGCTCTTTGGCAAGCGGATCGTGCTGACCAGGGCGCAGGAACAGGCGAAGGAATTTTCCCAGTTGCTGGCCGCCTATGGAGCGGAGCCGGTCGAAGTGCCGACGATTCAGATCGTGCCCCCGGCCAGTTGGCAGGCGCTCGATGATGCGATTGCTCGTCTCGGGACCTATCAGTGGCTGATCTTCACCAGCGTGAACGGGGTGGGACCTTTTATGGATCGGCTCCAGGTGGCAGGAAAAGATGCGCGGGCTTTGGCGAATCTTCGTCTCTGTGCCATCGGGCCACGCACGGCACAGGAACTGAAGACTCATGGGTTGACGGCGGATCTCGTACCGGCCGAGTTTCAAGCAGAAGGGGTCATCGCCGTCCTGGCCCAGGTGGGAATTCGAGGCAATCGGATCTTGATTCCCCGTGCGGAAGTGGCGCGCGAAATCTTGCCGGAGCAGTTGCGTGAGCTGGGGGCGATCGTCGATGTGATTCCCGTCTATCGCACAATCGTGCCCACCGTCGATGTCTCGGCGTTGACGCAGCAGCTTCAGGATGGGTCGGTGGCGGCGCTTACCTTCACGAGTTCTTCCACCGTGCGCAATTTCGTGGAGCTCTTTGGCGGGCAGGAAACAGTCCGACGATTAGTGGCGCAGGTGGCGATTGCCTGTATTGGACCGATCACGGCTCGCACGGCCGAGGAATATGGGTTGACGGTCACGATCATGCCGGCAGAAAATACCGTACCGGCATTGGCCGAGGCCATTGTGAAACATTTCAGTGAAGGGGCGCGCGTAGCCGTCCCGACGCATGGATAG
- a CDS encoding bifunctional riboflavin kinase/FAD synthetase, whose protein sequence is MLKVTRGLSGERAPRAYPVATIGNFDGHHLGHRALLQTVVETARKSQGTALVLTFEPHPVKILAPHVDLRFLTSPEEKLAHLEAAGIDEVVFLDFTPTFAAMSPDQFASDILHRSLTLAELFVGNHFAFGKGRAGHIDDLVRLGDQYDFLVHPVMPVMVEGDVVSSTRIRQLIQAGHVDRAATLLGRTYGIRGPVVRGMQQGQALGWPTANLRIPAERVVPPDGVYAARAVHGAEVYDAIAYIGTRPTFGAGERLIEVNLLDHSCDLYGQEITVQFVSRVRGDHTFASAEELSKQIVRDVEQARVSLRNIPQGVP, encoded by the coding sequence ATGTTGAAAGTCACGCGTGGGCTGTCCGGCGAACGTGCTCCTCGGGCCTATCCGGTCGCCACGATTGGCAATTTCGATGGGCACCATCTTGGTCATCGGGCGCTGTTGCAGACGGTGGTCGAGACGGCCAGGAAGTCACAGGGAACCGCACTCGTATTGACCTTCGAGCCTCATCCGGTGAAAATTCTTGCGCCCCATGTCGATCTTCGCTTTCTGACTAGTCCCGAGGAAAAGCTGGCGCATCTCGAAGCGGCAGGGATCGATGAAGTGGTCTTCCTGGACTTTACTCCCACCTTCGCGGCGATGAGCCCGGATCAATTTGCCTCAGACATTCTGCATCGGTCTCTCACCCTGGCTGAATTGTTCGTGGGGAATCACTTTGCCTTCGGGAAGGGGCGGGCAGGCCATATCGACGACCTGGTGCGTCTTGGCGACCAGTACGATTTTCTCGTGCATCCTGTGATGCCTGTGATGGTCGAGGGGGACGTGGTGAGTTCGACCAGAATTCGCCAGCTCATTCAGGCCGGGCATGTTGATCGGGCTGCCACGCTGCTCGGACGAACCTATGGAATCAGAGGCCCCGTGGTGCGCGGGATGCAACAGGGCCAGGCGCTTGGTTGGCCCACGGCCAATCTGCGCATCCCGGCTGAGCGTGTCGTGCCGCCGGATGGAGTCTATGCTGCGCGGGCGGTGCATGGGGCGGAGGTCTATGACGCCATCGCCTATATCGGGACCAGACCGACCTTTGGCGCGGGCGAGCGGCTCATTGAGGTTAATCTCCTGGATCACTCCTGCGATCTCTACGGCCAGGAAATTACCGTGCAGTTTGTCTCGCGGGTGCGGGGCGACCATACCTTTGCCTCGGCCGAGGAGTTGTCGAAGCAAATTGTCCGTGATGTGGAACAGGCTCGCGTCAGCTTGCGCAATATTCCGCAGGGAGTTCCGTAA
- a CDS encoding CBS domain-containing protein: protein MVAVKSFMVPKEKFITVERDTDVQTAARIMRDRGIGSLFVTNGKEVVGILTDTDMVRRVVAAGADTHKTTVEQIMSAPLLTIEENKTLLDANDLMAQTHLRHLGVTKDGKLVGMISVRDLVVFLTNLPRK, encoded by the coding sequence ATGGTTGCAGTGAAGTCGTTCATGGTTCCGAAAGAGAAATTTATTACGGTTGAGCGGGATACGGATGTCCAGACGGCGGCGCGTATCATGCGGGATCGCGGGATCGGCAGCCTCTTCGTGACGAATGGGAAGGAAGTCGTCGGCATCCTGACCGATACCGATATGGTTCGGCGGGTGGTCGCGGCAGGAGCAGACACCCACAAGACGACGGTCGAACAGATTATGTCGGCTCCGCTCTTGACGATCGAGGAGAACAAGACTCTCTTGGATGCCAACGATCTGATGGCCCAAACGCATCTCCGCCATCTCGGCGTGACGAAGGACGGCAAGTTGGTGGGCATGATTTCCGTCCGCGACCTCGTGGTGTTCTTAACGAATCTTCCGAGGAAGTAA
- the hpt gene encoding hypoxanthine phosphoribosyltransferase has protein sequence MERIFGRPIVTQEEMRARIRELGKQITTDYMGKDLVLVGVLKGAYAFYADLARAIRIPIRVDFLMVTSYGSRAKTSGKVKMVTELTEEIKGKDVLLVEDIVDSGLTVQYLVKALGKKKPKSIKVCTLLSKPERRTIDVTIDYEGFRIPNKYVVGYGLDYQQKYRNLPYLAVLDVAEDQE, from the coding sequence ATGGAGCGAATTTTCGGTCGACCGATCGTGACGCAGGAAGAAATGCGTGCGCGGATTCGAGAGCTGGGCAAACAGATCACGACCGACTATATGGGGAAGGATCTCGTGTTGGTCGGGGTGCTGAAGGGGGCCTATGCGTTCTATGCCGATCTGGCCCGCGCGATCAGAATTCCCATCCGGGTGGATTTTCTCATGGTGACGAGTTACGGGTCCCGGGCAAAAACATCCGGCAAGGTCAAGATGGTGACCGAGCTGACCGAGGAGATCAAAGGCAAAGATGTCTTGCTGGTGGAAGACATCGTCGACTCAGGATTGACGGTCCAATATTTGGTCAAGGCCTTAGGGAAAAAGAAGCCCAAGTCGATTAAAGTCTGCACCCTCTTGAGTAAGCCGGAGCGACGGACAATCGACGTGACCATCGATTACGAGGGATTCAGAATTCCGAATAAGTATGTGGTCGGGTATGGACTCGATTATCAGCAGAAGTATCGCAACCTGCCCTATCTGGCTGTCTTGGATGTGGCAGAGGATCAAGAATAG
- the ftsH gene encoding ATP-dependent zinc metalloprotease FtsH, giving the protein MNSRAKNLLFWVVVGLFMILLFNLFSVPTHAPEEDVIFSEFMAKLDKGEVERVIIKSSHISAVLKDKTRIRTYSVEYPELVKVLRERGVQIEAKPPDESPWYITFLVTWGPFVLFLGLWFFLMRQMQMGGNKALSFGKSRARMLTEDRKKVMFSDVAGVDEAKEEVLEIIEFLRDPRKFQKLGGRIPKGVLIVGPPGTGKTLLAKAIAGEASVPFFSISGSDFVEMFVGVGASRVRDLFEQGKKHAPCIIFIDEIDAVGRLRGAGLGGGHDEREQTLNQLLVEMDGFDTTEGVILVAATNRPDVLDPALLRPGRFDRQVVVNRPDLRGRTEILKVHTKKVPIATDVELEKIARGTPGFSGADLENLVNEAALWAARQNKKEVEVVDFEMAKDKVLMGAERKSLILSDEEKRTTAYHEAGHALIAKLIPGTDPVHKVTIIPRGRALGVTMQLPTDDRHNYSKEFLYNNLAILMGGRVAEELVLKHMTTGAGNDLERATDLARKMVCEWGMSEKLGPLTFGKKEEEVFLGREMGSRRDFSEQIALEIDQEVKRLVTENYERAKRLLTEHMASLKGLAEALLEKEVLDSADIDQIILQSTSQTVPA; this is encoded by the coding sequence ATGAATTCCAGGGCAAAGAATCTGCTTTTCTGGGTCGTCGTCGGCCTTTTCATGATTTTACTGTTCAATCTGTTCAGTGTGCCGACCCATGCGCCTGAAGAAGATGTGATTTTCAGCGAGTTTATGGCCAAGCTCGACAAGGGCGAAGTCGAGCGGGTCATCATCAAATCCAGCCACATCAGCGCCGTTCTGAAAGACAAGACCCGTATCAGGACCTATTCGGTGGAATATCCTGAATTGGTGAAAGTCCTGCGGGAGCGTGGCGTGCAGATCGAAGCCAAGCCACCGGATGAAAGCCCTTGGTACATTACCTTCTTAGTGACGTGGGGGCCGTTTGTGCTCTTCCTGGGCCTGTGGTTCTTCCTGATGCGGCAAATGCAGATGGGGGGCAATAAGGCCCTCTCATTCGGGAAAAGCCGTGCCCGCATGTTGACGGAGGACCGCAAGAAAGTGATGTTCTCCGATGTCGCAGGCGTCGATGAAGCGAAAGAAGAAGTGCTGGAGATCATCGAGTTTCTCCGGGACCCGCGTAAGTTCCAAAAGCTGGGCGGCCGTATTCCAAAGGGCGTTTTGATCGTCGGACCTCCCGGGACCGGGAAGACCCTGTTGGCCAAGGCCATTGCCGGTGAAGCCAGCGTGCCGTTCTTCAGCATCAGCGGATCGGACTTTGTGGAAATGTTTGTCGGCGTCGGCGCTTCCCGTGTGCGCGATCTCTTCGAGCAGGGGAAAAAGCATGCGCCCTGCATCATTTTCATCGACGAAATCGATGCAGTCGGCCGGCTTCGCGGCGCAGGGTTGGGCGGCGGGCATGACGAGCGTGAGCAGACGCTGAATCAATTGCTCGTCGAGATGGATGGATTCGATACGACTGAAGGCGTGATTTTGGTTGCGGCGACCAATCGGCCTGACGTCCTTGACCCCGCCCTTCTCAGACCTGGACGCTTCGACCGACAAGTCGTTGTCAATCGACCGGACTTACGGGGCCGTACGGAAATTCTCAAGGTGCATACGAAGAAAGTGCCAATCGCCACGGACGTGGAGCTGGAAAAAATTGCGCGCGGCACGCCAGGCTTCTCAGGAGCCGATCTGGAGAACCTGGTCAATGAAGCTGCGCTCTGGGCTGCGAGACAGAACAAGAAAGAAGTGGAAGTCGTCGACTTCGAGATGGCCAAAGACAAAGTCTTGATGGGGGCCGAGCGCAAGAGCCTGATCTTGAGCGACGAAGAGAAGCGGACGACGGCCTATCATGAAGCAGGCCATGCGCTGATCGCCAAGCTGATTCCGGGAACGGACCCGGTCCATAAAGTCACGATTATTCCTCGGGGCCGTGCGTTGGGCGTGACGATGCAGCTTCCCACCGATGACCGGCACAACTACTCGAAGGAGTTCTTGTATAACAACCTGGCCATCCTCATGGGCGGGCGTGTGGCGGAAGAGCTGGTCTTGAAGCACATGACGACCGGAGCAGGGAACGATCTTGAGCGGGCTACGGATCTCGCGCGGAAGATGGTCTGCGAATGGGGCATGAGCGAAAAGTTGGGTCCTCTGACATTCGGCAAAAAAGAAGAAGAAGTGTTTCTTGGGAGAGAGATGGGGAGTCGGCGCGATTTCAGCGAACAAATCGCTTTGGAAATCGACCAGGAAGTGAAACGGCTGGTGACGGAAAACTATGAGCGGGCGAAGCGTCTGCTCACGGAGCACATGGCCAGTTTGAAGGGCTTGGCGGAAGCGCTTCTGGAAAAAGAAGTGCTGGACTCAGCCGATATCGACCAGATTATTTTGCAGTCCACATCGCAAACAGTTCCTGCCTAA
- the tilS gene encoding tRNA lysidine(34) synthetase TilS gives MPVETPMARPSSRSTARPALLTHLIRTVRQHELFVPGQHLLVAVSGGPDSMALLSLLYRLVQSWRLTVTVVHCNYGLRGAESDGDESFVRDFCQERKLPLVIHRPLLVKRRQRSSLQAMARDARYEFMKQLAHDVEADRIVVGHTANDQAETVLMWMLRGAGMAGLAGMPYVREDRVIRPLLASTREEVLAYLDQEGLTYRRDSSNEKPLYHRNRIRRELLPVVTKLAPAAVRLLQRQADVLREDERYLEQVTGDLVRRLVSQDSGGEQRVDRQAFIELPVALQRRLVRTILRIYDEEGRASSLRVVESVRQVFLKGKGGAQLSLKQVLVILEQESVRFCPLGGACKDATGSGFGQSESLRLSVPSTVYWAGTNQQIHVQRMARREAEQGGATPSSQRAVFDADRCSEPLVVRSWRAGDRFVPQGMKGNSKKLQDFFTDRKVPRHRREALPLLVAPEGILWVVGMRQDERFAVRSGTATCLVVSVNHRVSEKE, from the coding sequence ATGCCAGTTGAGACGCCCATGGCGAGGCCGTCATCCAGATCGACCGCACGACCGGCCCTATTGACCCATCTCATTCGAACGGTGCGGCAGCATGAACTATTCGTTCCGGGCCAGCATCTGCTCGTGGCTGTGTCAGGCGGACCTGATTCGATGGCCTTGCTGTCGCTCCTTTATCGCCTGGTCCAATCCTGGCGGCTCACCGTGACGGTCGTCCATTGCAACTATGGATTGCGGGGAGCGGAGTCAGACGGAGACGAGTCCTTTGTTCGAGATTTTTGTCAGGAACGGAAGCTGCCTCTGGTCATCCATCGGCCTCTGCTCGTCAAACGACGGCAGCGCTCCTCGCTTCAAGCCATGGCCCGTGACGCGCGCTATGAGTTCATGAAGCAACTGGCCCATGACGTGGAGGCGGACCGCATTGTGGTCGGTCATACGGCCAACGACCAGGCGGAAACGGTGCTCATGTGGATGTTGCGGGGGGCCGGCATGGCCGGGTTGGCCGGGATGCCCTATGTGCGTGAGGACAGAGTCATTCGTCCGCTCCTGGCCTCCACCCGCGAGGAGGTGCTGGCCTACTTGGATCAGGAAGGGCTGACCTATCGCCGCGATTCGAGCAACGAGAAGCCGCTCTACCATCGCAATCGGATCAGGCGGGAACTCCTGCCTGTCGTCACGAAGTTGGCGCCGGCTGCCGTTCGTCTGTTGCAGAGGCAGGCGGATGTCTTGCGTGAGGATGAACGATATCTGGAGCAGGTGACGGGCGATCTGGTGCGCAGGCTCGTGAGTCAGGATTCCGGAGGCGAGCAACGAGTCGATCGCCAGGCCTTCATTGAATTGCCAGTCGCCCTGCAACGGCGTCTCGTTCGGACCATCTTACGGATCTACGATGAAGAAGGCCGCGCCAGCAGCCTTCGTGTGGTGGAGTCAGTCCGACAGGTCTTCCTCAAGGGCAAGGGCGGGGCTCAGCTCTCATTGAAGCAGGTCCTTGTGATTCTGGAGCAGGAGTCGGTGCGATTTTGTCCCCTGGGTGGGGCCTGCAAAGATGCAACTGGTTCCGGGTTTGGACAGAGCGAGAGCCTGCGTCTTTCCGTGCCTTCAACGGTCTATTGGGCTGGAACGAATCAACAAATTCATGTACAACGTATGGCTCGTCGCGAGGCGGAGCAGGGAGGTGCGACTCCGTCTTCGCAGCGGGCTGTATTCGATGCCGACCGTTGTTCGGAGCCCTTGGTGGTTCGGTCCTGGCGAGCCGGCGATCGATTTGTTCCTCAGGGGATGAAGGGGAATAGTAAAAAGTTACAAGATTTCTTTACCGACCGGAAGGTCCCTCGCCACCGACGTGAGGCGCTTCCCTTATTGGTGGCCCCGGAAGGGATTCTGTGGGTGGTGGGCATGAGGCAGGATGAACGATTTGCTGTCCGCAGTGGGACGGCCACCTGTTTAGTGGTGTCGGTGAATCACAGGGTTTCAGAGAAGGAGTAG
- the folP gene encoding dihydropteroate synthase — translation MLVDYTTLTRRATDRLIEFPGRPLMMGVVNVTPDSFSDGGRYLDPDAAVAHALRLVAEGADLLDIGAESTRPGADPVDEAEERRRAIPVVAAMAKAVRVPISIDTSKASVAQAALDAGAVLVNDVTALRGDPAMVEVIVRMGAGIVLMHMSGTPRTMQQHPRYEDVVGELSAFFDERIHFALSRGVVQTQIMLDPGIGFGKLLEHNLTLLAQLDRFAGFGCPLLVGVSRKAFLGQLVDRPVQERQWATAAAVAMAVERGAGILRVHDVRAMREVMQVTMAISQATARPMKAQHA, via the coding sequence TTGCTGGTAGATTACACAACATTGACGAGACGGGCCACGGATCGGCTGATCGAATTTCCCGGCCGACCGCTCATGATGGGCGTGGTGAATGTCACACCCGATTCATTTTCTGACGGTGGCCGTTACCTGGATCCTGACGCTGCCGTGGCCCATGCCCTTCGCCTAGTGGCGGAAGGGGCGGATCTCTTGGATATCGGCGCTGAGTCGACTCGCCCTGGCGCGGACCCTGTCGATGAGGCGGAAGAGCGTCGTCGCGCGATTCCCGTCGTGGCCGCAATGGCCAAAGCCGTCAGGGTTCCGATTTCCATCGATACCTCGAAAGCCTCGGTGGCACAGGCGGCTCTCGATGCGGGAGCGGTGCTGGTGAACGATGTCACGGCCTTGCGGGGCGATCCCGCGATGGTCGAGGTTATTGTCCGCATGGGAGCTGGGATCGTCCTGATGCATATGAGCGGGACGCCTCGCACGATGCAGCAGCATCCACGCTATGAGGATGTGGTGGGCGAGCTCTCCGCATTTTTCGACGAACGAATCCATTTCGCCTTATCGCGCGGCGTGGTGCAAACACAAATCATGCTTGATCCGGGCATCGGATTTGGTAAGCTGCTCGAACATAACCTGACGCTCTTGGCGCAACTGGACCGCTTTGCGGGGTTTGGCTGCCCCCTGCTGGTGGGTGTCTCACGCAAGGCGTTTCTCGGACAGCTGGTGGACCGGCCGGTGCAGGAGCGTCAGTGGGCGACGGCGGCAGCGGTGGCGATGGCGGTCGAACGCGGGGCCGGAATCCTTCGTGTGCACGATGTGCGCGCGATGCGAGAGGTGATGCAGGTGACAATGGCAATCAGTCAAGCGACGGCTCGGCCCATGAAAGCACAACATGCGTAA
- the hemB gene encoding porphobilinogen synthase, with protein MAFPIQRLRRLRQHEGFRRMVRETSLSPSDFIYPLFVVEGRNRREEIVSMPGQFRLSVDLLVKEAGEIAALGIPGIILFGIPDRKDAKGSSGYDPNGIVQRAVKAVKDHVPGLMVVTDVCIDEYTDHGHCGVVKDGRILNDETLDCLRAMALTHAQAGADMVAPSDMMDGRVAAIRAELDQAGFTELPIMAYAAKFASCFYAPFRDAAFSSPQFGDRQSYQMDPANRREALREIALDVEEGADIIMVKPALPYLDIIAAARDQILLPVAAYQVSGEYSMIKAAANAGWLDESRAMMESLLSIKRAGADLILTYFAKDAARLLR; from the coding sequence ATGGCCTTTCCAATTCAGCGGCTCAGGCGGTTGCGGCAGCACGAGGGATTTCGTCGCATGGTGCGGGAGACGAGCCTGTCCCCTTCCGATTTCATCTATCCGCTGTTCGTCGTCGAAGGGCGCAACCGCCGTGAGGAGATCGTCTCGATGCCGGGCCAGTTCCGGCTTTCGGTCGATCTCTTGGTGAAGGAGGCGGGCGAGATTGCGGCGTTGGGAATTCCCGGTATCATCCTCTTCGGGATTCCGGATCGGAAGGATGCGAAGGGGAGCTCCGGCTACGATCCGAACGGCATCGTGCAGCGGGCCGTCAAGGCGGTGAAGGACCATGTGCCGGGCCTGATGGTCGTGACCGATGTCTGCATCGACGAATATACCGACCATGGCCACTGCGGGGTCGTGAAGGATGGACGCATCCTCAACGATGAAACCTTAGACTGTCTTCGTGCCATGGCCCTGACCCATGCGCAGGCTGGAGCCGACATGGTAGCCCCGTCCGATATGATGGATGGGCGGGTTGCGGCGATCAGGGCGGAATTGGATCAGGCAGGGTTTACCGAGTTGCCGATCATGGCCTATGCCGCCAAGTTTGCCTCCTGCTTTTATGCGCCCTTCCGGGATGCGGCCTTTTCGAGCCCGCAATTCGGCGATCGGCAATCCTATCAAATGGATCCGGCCAACCGCCGGGAAGCCCTTCGTGAGATTGCCCTCGATGTCGAAGAGGGGGCCGATATCATCATGGTGAAGCCGGCTCTGCCCTATCTCGACATCATTGCCGCGGCCAGAGACCAGATCCTGCTGCCAGTGGCGGCCTATCAGGTGAGTGGGGAGTACAGCATGATCAAGGCAGCCGCCAACGCCGGCTGGCTCGACGAGTCGCGCGCCATGATGGAATCCTTGCTCTCGATCAAACGGGCCGGCGCGGATCTCATTCTGACTTACTTCGCTAAAGACGCCGCGCGTCTTCTCCGCTGA
- the hemC gene encoding hydroxymethylbilane synthase, producing MSKVSHERSSVVLGTRGSKLAVHQSEWVQAQLRALAPHVTVTLRRIQTSGDKILDVPLAQIGGKGLFVKEIEEALLSGEIDLAVHSMKDVPTELPEGLAILCVPPREDPRDALISREGRSFADLPLGARIGTSSLRRQSQLLHARPDLTIVMLRGNLDTRLKKLREGQFDAIVLAAAGLRRLDWGHEITEYIAPEICLPAIGQGALGIEGRSDDLFIRSLLSGLNHAPSQTAVLAERALLHRLQGGCQVPIAAHATLAGTKVIVEGVVASVDGKELIRDRAEGSIQDPESIGIQLAEQLLERGADKILRAIYGTA from the coding sequence ATGTCGAAAGTCAGTCATGAACGATCGTCCGTCGTGCTGGGAACCAGGGGCAGCAAACTGGCGGTGCATCAGAGCGAATGGGTGCAGGCGCAGTTGCGTGCGCTGGCTCCGCATGTAACGGTGACGCTGCGCCGCATCCAGACATCGGGAGATAAGATTCTCGACGTCCCGTTGGCGCAAATCGGCGGGAAGGGTCTGTTCGTCAAGGAGATCGAGGAAGCCCTCTTGAGCGGCGAGATCGATCTGGCGGTGCATAGCATGAAAGATGTGCCGACGGAGCTGCCAGAAGGATTGGCCATTCTCTGTGTGCCTCCCCGCGAGGATCCCAGGGATGCTCTGATCAGCCGGGAAGGACGGTCGTTTGCGGATCTTCCTTTGGGTGCCAGAATCGGCACCAGCAGCCTGCGCCGCCAATCGCAACTTCTGCATGCCAGGCCCGATCTCACGATTGTCATGTTGCGCGGGAACCTGGATACCCGTCTCAAGAAATTACGCGAGGGCCAGTTCGACGCCATTGTGCTCGCCGCGGCCGGGCTCCGTCGATTGGACTGGGGGCATGAGATCACGGAGTACATTGCGCCGGAGATCTGTTTGCCTGCCATCGGCCAGGGGGCGCTGGGCATCGAGGGCCGGAGCGACGATCTCTTTATTCGTTCGCTGTTGAGCGGCTTGAATCATGCGCCAAGTCAGACCGCTGTCCTGGCTGAACGGGCCCTGCTCCATCGGCTCCAAGGTGGCTGCCAGGTTCCGATCGCGGCCCATGCCACCTTGGCCGGGACGAAGGTGATCGTGGAGGGAGTGGTGGCCAGCGTGGACGGGAAGGAGCTCATTCGCGATCGGGCGGAAGGCAGTATCCAAGATCCTGAGTCGATCGGCATTCAGCTTGCGGAGCAGTTGCTCGAGCGCGGCGCCGACAAAATTCTTCGCGCCATCTACGGGACGGCATGA